The following coding sequences lie in one Acaryochloris sp. CCMEE 5410 genomic window:
- a CDS encoding relaxase domain-containing protein encodes MSAPKSVSMALHLEGDNRLFDAHMEAVLETFELLEREYAQTRIQVNGSAPSSIRAI; translated from the coding sequence TTGTCAGCCCCCAAAAGTGTGTCGATGGCACTGCACTTGGAAGGAGATAACAGACTCTTTGATGCCCACATGGAGGCAGTCCTCGAAACCTTTGAGTTGCTTGAACGAGAGTATGCCCAGACCCGAATTCAGGTGAATGGGTCCGCTCCGTCGTCGATACGGGCAATATGA
- a CDS encoding AAA family ATPase: protein MTAHQVWLIDEAGMKADTDEDDSGESEPIGAKVIFVGDAGQNSSIEAGIPSSLCRPMEPPLTGLRRCQAKS, encoded by the coding sequence ATGACAGCCCATCAAGTCTGGCTGATTGATGAAGCGGGCATGAAAGCCGACACAGATGAAGATGATTCTGGAGAAAGCGAGCCCATTGGGGCAAAAGTCATCTTCGTGGGGGATGCAGGTCAAAACTCTTCAATTGAAGCGGGCATCCCTTCAAGTTTATGCAGGCCAATGGAGCCACCACTCACCGGATTGAGGAGATGTCAGGCAAAAAGTTGA
- the mobF gene encoding MobF family relaxase — MPHHTSRDGDMQLHTHMLIMNGTQGPDGQWRSLSHEKLAQAKWIGSFYRQKLAEKVQRGYRIYQTKDAFELVGYDRSDVEVFSKRHRAIVKAVRDEGLEVTPENKS; from the coding sequence ATGCCTCATCACACGTCTCGCGATGGAGACATGCAGCTCCACACCCATATGCTGATCATGAATGGGACACAGGGACCAGATGGTCAGTGGCGGTCCCTCTCTCATGAAAAGCTAGCTCAGGCCAAGTGGATCGGCAGCTTCTACCGCCAGAAGTTGGCAGAGAAGGTCCAGCGTGGCTATCGGATCTACCAAACCAAGGATGCATTTGAGCTAGTGGGCTACGACCGTTCTGATGTCGAAGTCTTTTCTAAGCGTCACCGGGCCATCGTCAAAGCCGTTCGAGATGAAGGGCTAGAAGTTACTCCAGAGAACAAAAGCTGA